Proteins from a single region of Macaca fascicularis isolate 582-1 chromosome 5, T2T-MFA8v1.1:
- the NOCT gene encoding nocturnin isoform X2, whose protein sequence is MGSPGLQFVGSGLKPSRSNLFCSLFPLSLSPDLPGACIKAACSMGTGTSRLYSALAKTLNSSAASQHPEYLVSPDPEHLEPIDPKELLEECRAVLHTRPPRFQRDFVDLRTDCPSTHPPIRVMQWNILAQALGEGKDNFVQCPVEALKWEERKCLILEEILAYQPDILCLQEVDHYFDTFQPLLSRLGYQGTFFPKPWSPCLDVEHNNGPDGCALFFLQNRFKLVNSANIRLTAMTLKTNQVAIAQTLECKESGRQFCIAVTHLKARTGWERFRSAQGCDLLQNLQNITQGAKIPLIVCGDFNAEPTEEVYKHFASSSLNLNSAYKLLSADGQSEPPYTTWKIRTSGECRHTLDYIWYSKHALNVRSALDLLTEEQIGPNRLPSFNYPSDHLSLVCDFSFTEEPDGLL, encoded by the exons CGTGTTCCATGGGAACCGGTACAAGCAGACTCTATAGTGCTCTTGCCAAGACACTGAACAGCAGCGCTGCCTCCCAGCACCCAGAGTATTTGGTGTCACCTGACCCAGAACATCTGGAGCCCATCGATCCTAAAGAGCTTCTTGAGGAATGCAGGGCCGTCCTGCACACCCGACCTCCCCGGTTCCAGAGGGATTTTGTGGATCTGAGGACAGACTGCCCTAGTACCCACCCGCCTATAAGGGTTATGCAGTGGAACATCCTCGCCCAAG ctCTTGGAGAAGGCAAAGACAACTTTGTACAATGCCCTGTTGAAGCACTCAAatgggaagaaaggaaatgtctCATCCTAGAAGAAATCCTGGCCTACCAGCCTGATATATTGTGCCTCCAAGAGGTGGACCACTATTTTGACACCTTCCAACCACTCCTCAGTAGACTAGGTTATCAAGGCACGTTTTTCCCCAAACCCTGGTCACCTTGTCTAGATGTAGAACACAACAATGGACCAGATGGCTGtgccttattttttcttcaaaaccGATTCAAGCTAGTCAACAGTGCCAATATTAGGCTGACAGCCATGACACTGAAAACCAACCAGGTGGCCATTGCACAGACCCTGGAGTGCAAGGAGTCAGGCcgacagttctgcattgctgtcACCCATCTAAAAGCACGCACTGGCTGGGAGCGGTTTCGATCAGCTCAAGGCTGTGACCTCCTTCAGAACCTGCAAAACATCACCCAAGGAGCCAAGATTCCCCTTATTGTGTGTGGGGACTTCAATGCAGAGCCAACAGAAGAGGTCTACAAACACTTTGCTTCCTCTAGCCTCAACCTGAACAGCGCCTACAAGCTGCTGAGTGCTGATGGGCAGTCAGAACCCCCATACACTACCTGGAAGATCCGGACCTCAGGGGAGTGCAGGCACACCCTGGATTATATCTGGTATTCTAAACATGCTCTGAATGTAAGGTCAGCTCTCGATCTGCTCACTGAAGAACAGATTGGACCCAACAGGCTACCTTCCTTCAATTATCCTTCAGACCACCTGTCTCTAGTATGTGACTTCAGCTTTACTGAGGAACCCGATGGACTTTTATAA
- the NOCT gene encoding nocturnin isoform X3, whose protein sequence is MGTGTSRLYSALAKTLNSSAASQHPEYLVSPDPEHLEPIDPKELLEECRAVLHTRPPRFQRDFVDLRTDCPSTHPPIRVMQWNILAQALGEGKDNFVQCPVEALKWEERKCLILEEILAYQPDILCLQEVDHYFDTFQPLLSRLGYQGTFFPKPWSPCLDVEHNNGPDGCALFFLQNRFKLVNSANIRLTAMTLKTNQVAIAQTLECKESGRQFCIAVTHLKARTGWERFRSAQGCDLLQNLQNITQGAKIPLIVCGDFNAEPTEEVYKHFASSSLNLNSAYKLLSADGQSEPPYTTWKIRTSGECRHTLDYIWYSKHALNVRSALDLLTEEQIGPNRLPSFNYPSDHLSLVCDFSFTEEPDGLL, encoded by the exons ATGGGAACCGGTACAAGCAGACTCTATAGTGCTCTTGCCAAGACACTGAACAGCAGCGCTGCCTCCCAGCACCCAGAGTATTTGGTGTCACCTGACCCAGAACATCTGGAGCCCATCGATCCTAAAGAGCTTCTTGAGGAATGCAGGGCCGTCCTGCACACCCGACCTCCCCGGTTCCAGAGGGATTTTGTGGATCTGAGGACAGACTGCCCTAGTACCCACCCGCCTATAAGGGTTATGCAGTGGAACATCCTCGCCCAAG ctCTTGGAGAAGGCAAAGACAACTTTGTACAATGCCCTGTTGAAGCACTCAAatgggaagaaaggaaatgtctCATCCTAGAAGAAATCCTGGCCTACCAGCCTGATATATTGTGCCTCCAAGAGGTGGACCACTATTTTGACACCTTCCAACCACTCCTCAGTAGACTAGGTTATCAAGGCACGTTTTTCCCCAAACCCTGGTCACCTTGTCTAGATGTAGAACACAACAATGGACCAGATGGCTGtgccttattttttcttcaaaaccGATTCAAGCTAGTCAACAGTGCCAATATTAGGCTGACAGCCATGACACTGAAAACCAACCAGGTGGCCATTGCACAGACCCTGGAGTGCAAGGAGTCAGGCcgacagttctgcattgctgtcACCCATCTAAAAGCACGCACTGGCTGGGAGCGGTTTCGATCAGCTCAAGGCTGTGACCTCCTTCAGAACCTGCAAAACATCACCCAAGGAGCCAAGATTCCCCTTATTGTGTGTGGGGACTTCAATGCAGAGCCAACAGAAGAGGTCTACAAACACTTTGCTTCCTCTAGCCTCAACCTGAACAGCGCCTACAAGCTGCTGAGTGCTGATGGGCAGTCAGAACCCCCATACACTACCTGGAAGATCCGGACCTCAGGGGAGTGCAGGCACACCCTGGATTATATCTGGTATTCTAAACATGCTCTGAATGTAAGGTCAGCTCTCGATCTGCTCACTGAAGAACAGATTGGACCCAACAGGCTACCTTCCTTCAATTATCCTTCAGACCACCTGTCTCTAGTATGTGACTTCAGCTTTACTGAGGAACCCGATGGACTTTTATAA